The Eriocheir sinensis breed Jianghai 21 chromosome 21, ASM2467909v1, whole genome shotgun sequence genome includes the window agagagagagagagagagagagagagagagagagagagagagagagagagagagagagagagagagagagagagagagagagagagagagagagagaatgctatcgCTGTCATTAAAATACTTTCACAAACACATTGATTAAAGTACTCGAACTAGGAAAAAATATTAAGATGCTAGTAGGTTAAAGACATAATCATATACATTCAAAGAACTATCACCTTTTTCTTGTGCCTAAACGTGTTTCATAAAATTTCCTTCATCACCCTCTTATGCACTTTCTCgtttccagtttccttttttaTCCCGGTTTCAAAGGTTGCAAAAGGAGTGACAAAAGCTGACTCACAAGGAAAGAGGCTTCGTTCACTGTTTTCTTGTGTCGGTATGTCCGGTTTCCTGGTGACAATCATTTTTATAGCAAGGCCCGTGTTCTCAAAAAGGTTTCAGCGTCCTACAACACCTATTTCAACAAGCTATCGTGGAGGCTGCTTGGGTTTTCACTGACGGTTTTATGCTCCTGGCGATAGTTTTCAAAGGCTACCACACCATGAACAGGGAGGATATGTGATAACTTCATTagccttctcttcatcctctgaAAATTGTCCTAATGAGAGTTGAACCCATTTAAACATCCGGCCTTATACTTACGTAGTGTTTAATCCCCATGTAAATCAGTGCTATACGATCCCCTCCCTTATGCTGTATCACAACTTAAAGTCCCGGtgaattattatttattttttgtgttggcGGTTTTCGTATAATTGGGTGACGAATTATTACGCGGCGCTCGGTCCTCATGTGCAACAGCGATAAACGATCAACTAAAAGCCTTGCCAAGTACATTCATCCGTTGCCAGTTTGATTTATCGAGTGACATAAATAACTACAGAGCGTTTGATCCACATGTATTGCACCGATAAACAATCAACTCCCAAATGGTGCATTGCAAAGGGAAaaagaattatattattttatttgcgtTGCCGGTATTGAGTTTATTCGGTGACATGAAGATACGGACTTTCTTTATTGTGAGTTGAGTAGTCAGAAAGCAATACAACCTTAAATTTTCGTATTCTGAAGTGGATACCATGCCTGACTATTAAAGTATTTCCTGATGTCATACCTCATATATTAAAACAGAATGCTAGTGGGATCGATCCTTACGTAAAAGTCCCATTCCTCGGGCAAGTCACATTATGCATGGAGCTGATAACAGATAGACAACAGAAGCAACAGAGTGGTAACCCAGGATTATAGAAGATAGGACAGACACAAGCTGGATGGATTTCAGTCACACCCGACGGAGGTGCGGAACATTTGGAAAGGTTTTGCCATGCCACGGACTTCTAATGATTGTAGCTGAtgttaatgatgttgatgattatgatgatgagggggaggaagagaagcaagaaagaCCACTCGGTCCTTCAGATTAGCCGTCCCATCCCACGGCCTCTGATCCCCATGTAATAGAATCACAAACGATCTAATTCTCATGCCTCGATTCGTGCACACTCGCCGGTAACTGAACCCTTTCCTCGGTGCCTGCAGCTCGCCGGTgacctttcttccattcttggCTGAACCAGATTCGGGAAAAAAGTCTCCTGGTTTATATTATTAATACAAAAAACTAGACTTCACCTTTCAACCAGACAaactttcactctcttcctccttcagtaacACGCGGCGGACGGACGGGAGCCTTTCTACTTCGAGTCTACCCTTCACAAGACTCTGCGCTCCTATTCTTAtaacatttcctctcctcttaccgaTGCACTCTCAACACATTTGTTACTCCGGCAACCCTACCCCGTGCCCACACAACAGGTGACGCCACGCAGGGGACCTTTACTCCCCTGTATGGCGTGTCTGAAGGGGCACGGGGTGGGAGGGAGAACGGGGCGGGGGCTCGCACATAAAGGAAGTTCAAGGAGGGGGGCGGGGATGGCCTCGGGGTGACATGATGCAGCACAGTTTTGCAAGTATTCACACCTTTCCCATTCAGCCATACACGTCCCGCTCTGACCATCGCTTTCGTTGTCACAGAGATtcacaggtaaaaaaataaaaaaaacctatCCAGTCTGTATATGTCCCTGCTAATTACTCCCATTATAACTTTTCCGTCTACATTCGCTCATGCTTTCTTTGAGGCGTATAAAAACAAGACAATTTCCTTCACTTTGTATTATatcaacctttctttctcttgccaCACGATTTTCTATTCgactttctattctctcttcatCTTGCTCATCCTTTCACACTTAATAATGAGACACTTTCccgcgtgtgggtgtgggtgtgggtgtaggtgtgggtgtgttttaTTAATAATTACTTTCCTGCTTTCCTCGATATCCAAGTTTTTCTTTGTGGTCTTGTcacgcctctgtgtgtgtgtgtgtgtgtgtgtgtgtgtgtgtgtgtgtgtgtgtgtgtgtgtgtgtgttatcatctattctttcccttttccttactctctttaTCTCTAAAATGATATGATCTGCATTATTTCAGTTCTCCCTGCCGCTCATATTTTctcccaaacttttttttttttttatcttctctcactttcccgtcctctctctatttttttttttgttcccctttccttccttaaaatTCTTAGACAAAATAAGACACACTCCTGTttgattttttgttcttttgtattttttttctctcttgctccAGGCCACACGATTATCTCCTGGTTTACTTTCTTTTAAATGTAACGTGATACCACCCTCTGTTGTATTGTATCAAcctttgttcctctctcttccctgccaGCCACTCATGCCCTACGAGTTCGCATACGAGGTGAAAGACGACGCCACGACCAATTACCAGAACAGAGTGGAGTTCGTTGAGGATGGCGTGTTGCGGGGGAGCTACAGCCTCCTCTCCCCTGACGGTGTGGTTCGAACTTCCGTCTATTCCGACACCGGCAATGGCTTCGAGGTGAGTTACTCGGCATTAGGGCGGCGACGAGAGCCTACGAACGCCGTTAGAATGGCAAAGAATGAAGTTTGGCATATTACTGAGTAGCGACATAGATATTGCAGAAGTCAGGACAGAGAAAATAGGTGGAAATATGAAATTTAAACCCATGCTGGAGCAGGAAAGAGCACAAAatatgaaaagtagaaaatactGGAAAGGCATTTGTCTGTAgcgactgatgatgatggtgatgataaaggcattGAGGAGAGCATACGAGCGTCTTTAAAATACCAGGAATAGATGTTGGACATAGATGCTGCCCGTAGATggagtttcatttttttcttactaaCAGTTACTATATACTATATTATGGAAGTAAATCTAAAGTAAATATTTGTCTGCGatcaaacacataaaaaaacactgCATACCAGGAAAGAAAGGGAGCTTGTAAATTACACCGGCGAGTGAAATCGTCTTTCTTGTTTGCCTTCATCAAGCCGGTCTGTACGATGACTAAGGCACATGCAGCACATTCCTGACACACACTGTACCCCCTGAACAAGTCCTGCTGAAGGCACTTACTCATGAGGCCGCTCGCACCACAACGTTTGTCGCATCAAGATTTTCTATTCAGCGTATCATTCATGACACCCGCTTTCCTCTCTGAGCCAATCCTGCTAAAAACATTTATACTGCCGGCTTCGCTGCTTCATTCGTCCTAttaccgttttctttttcatgtgtATGAGCTTTGAGACTCAGCAAAATGAGAACTTTAATGTTTCGTTTTCTTTGCCAGTTGTATAAAGTTTTGGTGCGAAAATATAACAGTCTACCCGGCAATGGGGAACAGTTGATATATAAttacgacgacaacaacaacaatactagaagtgaaaatatgataataataataataataataataataataataataataataataataataataataataataataataataataataaaataatgaggtAACAAAAATTGACCATCCTCCCGGTTGGACACAAATCCTTCAACATGGCGCCTCTTTCCGTCCTCCCACAGGTGACCCTCCACGAAGTGCCAACAGACATCGTGGTCATCGGCTCAGGCCTCCCTGGTGACCCCGCGCTCAAGGCCGGGGGCACGTACAGGTACTACGACTCTCGCGACTCAGGCTCAAGGGAGTCCTTCCGGCCATCTTTCAGCAGGAGCGGTGGATTTGAGGCTTTCTCTAAAGCATCAGAAGGGTTTGACGGGTCTTCAAGAGGGTCAGCTATCTTTAGTTCATCGAGCAACAGAGACTTTTCATCGAAAAATAAACAGTCAAGTCGCGAAGAGTCATCCAGGCGCGAAGAATCGGAAAGGCGCGAAGAATCGTCGAGACGCGATGAGTCAAGACGCGAAGAATCGTCGAGACGCGATGAGTCAAGACGCGAAGAATCCGAAGGCTCCAGATTTGAATTTTTAACGAATGACAAGAGTGCCTTGGAAGCCTTCGACAGGGAGAGCGCCAGCCAAGGCTTCTCTGGTGGGTCTAGGGACTCCGAGGCTTCGTCGAGACGCAAAGAGTCAAGACGCGAAGAATCCGAAGGCTACAAATATGAATTGTTGACGAATGACAAGAGTGCCTTGGAAGCCTTCGACAGGGAGAGCGCCAGCCAAGGCTTCTCTGGCGGGTCTAGGGACTCCGAGGCTTCGTCGAGACACGAAGAGTCTGGAGGCTTTGGAGAGTTCTCGCATGCCTTCGCGTCATCGTTCTCCCAGCAGGGAGGATCTGGAGGTGGATCAGGTGGTGGATCTGGAGGTGGATCAGGTGGTGGATCTGGTGGTGGATTAGGTGGTGGATTTGGTGGTGGATCAGGTGGTGGATCTGAGGGTGGATCAGGTGGATCAAGAGGTGGATTCGGTGGTGGATCTGAGGGTGGATCATTAGGTGGATCTGGAGGATCAAGTGGTGGATCTGGTGGTGGATCAGGGGGTGGATTTGTTGGAACTGGTAGTGGATCAGGTCACGGTGGATCTGGTGGTGGATCAGGTGGTGGATATGAGGGTGGATTAGGTGGTGGATCAGGGGGTGGATTCGGTGGTGGATCTGAGGGTGGATCATTTGGTGGTGAATTTGGTGGATCAGGTGGTGGATCTGGTGGTGGATCAGATGGTGGATCTGGAGGTGGGTCAAGTGGTGGATCTGGTGGTGGATCAGGGGGTGGATTTGTTGGAACTGGTGGTGGATCAGGTCACGGTGGATCAAGTGGTGGATCTGACGGTGGATCAGGTGGCGGATtcggtggtggttctggtggatCAGGTGGGGGATCACATGGTGGTTCAAGTGGATCAGGTGGCGGATccggtggtggttctggtggatCAGGTCGCGGATCACATGGTGGTTCTGGTGGATCAGGTGGCGGATCAGGTGGCGGATCACATGGTGGTTTAGGTGGATCAGGTGGCGGATTCGGTGGTGAATTTGGTGGATCAGGTGGCGGATccggtggtggttctggtggatCAGGTGGCGGATccggtggtggttctggtggatCAGGTGGGGGATCACATGGTGGTTCTGGTGGATCAGGTGGCGGATCACATGGTGGTTCAGGTGGATCAGGTGGCGGATTCGGAGGTGGATCTGGTGGATCAGGTGGCGGATCACATGGTGGTTCAGGTGGATCAGATGGCGGATTCGGTGGTGGATCTGGTGGATCAGGTGGCGGATTCGGAGTTGGATCTGGTGGATCAGGTGGCGGATCACATGGTGGTTCAGGTGGATCAGATGGCGGATTCGGTGGTGAATTTGGTGGATCAGGTGGCGGATTCGGTGGTGAATTTAGTGGATCAGGTGGCGGATCACATGGTGGTTCAGGTGGATCAGATGGCGGATTCGGTGGTGGATCTGGTGGATCAGGTGGCGGATTCGGAGTTGGATCTGGTGGATCAGGTGGCGGATCACATGGTGGTTCAGGTGGATCAGATGGCGGATTCGGTGGTGGATCTGGTGGATCAGGTGGGGGATCACATGGTGGTTCTGGTGGATCAGATGGCGGATTCGGTGGTGGATCTGGTGGATCAGGTGGGGGATCACATGGTGGTTCTGGTGGATCAGATGGCGGATTCGGTGGTGGATCTGGTGGATCCGGTGGCGGATCACATGGTGGTTCTGGTGGATCAGATGGCGGATTCGGTGGTGGATCTGGTGGATCAGGTGGGGGATCACATGGTGGTTCTAGTGGATCAGGTGGCGGATCACATGGTGGTTTAAGTGGATCAGATGGCGGATTCGGTGGTGGATCTGGTGGATCAGGTGGCGGATTCGGAGTTGGATCTGGTGGATCAGGTGGCGGATCACATGGTGGTTCAGGTGGATCAGATGGCGGATTCGGTGGTGGATCTGGTGGATCAGGTGGGGGATCACATGGTGGTTCTGGTGGATCAGATGGCGGATTCGGTGGTGGATCTGGTGGATCAGGTGGGGGATCACATGGTGGTTCTAGTGGATCAGGTGGTGAATTCGGTGGTGGATTTGGTGGATCAGGTGGCGGATCACATGGTGGTTCAGGTGGATCAGATGGCGGATTCGGTGGTGGATCTGGTGGATCAGGTGGGGGATCACATGGTGGTTCTAGTGGATCAGATGGCGGATTCGGTGGTGGATCTGGTGGATCAGGTGGGGGATCACATGGTGGTTCAGGTGGATCAGGTGACGGATTCGGTGGTGGATCTGGTGGCGGATCCGATGGTGGATCAGGTGGATCAGGTGGCGAGTTCGGTGGTGGATCTGGTGGATCATTTGGCGGATCACATGGAGGTTCAGGTGGATCAGGTGGGGGATCCGGTGGTGGATCTGGTGGATCAGGTGGCGGATCCGATGGTGGATCAGGTAGTGGTTCAGGTGGATCAGGTGGCGGATTCGGTGGGGGATCTGGTGGATCACATGGTGGTTCAGGTGCATCAGGTGGGGGATCCGGTGGTGGATCTAGTGGATCAGGTGGCGGATCACATGGTGGTTCAGGTGGAGGATTCGGTGGTGGATCTGGTGGATCAGGTGGCGGATCACATGGTGGTTCAGGTGGATCAGGTGGGAGATCCGGTGGTGGATCAAGTGGCGGATCCGATGGTGGATCAGGTGGCGGATTCGGTGGTGGACTTGATATTGGACTCGGTTTTGGAACTGATGGACCTGGTGGATCAGGATCTGGTATTGAACTCGGTTTGGGACTTGGTGGTGGACCTGGTATTGAGCTCGGGTTTGGAACTGATGGACCTGGTGGATTCGGTGGTGAACCTGGTGGATCAGGAGGTGGATTCGGTGGTGGACCTGGTGGATCAGGTGGCGGATCACATGGTGGTTCAGGTGGATCAGGTGGCGGATccggtggtggttctggtggatCAGGTGGTGGATTCGATGGTGGATCAGGTGGTGGTTCAGGTGTATCAGGTGGCGGATTCGGTGGTGGACTTGATATTGGACTCGGTTTTGGAGCTGGTGATGGACCTGGTGGGTCAGGAGGTGGACTTGGTGGATCAGTTGGCGGATTCGGTGGTCGACCTGGTGGATCAGATGGTGGATTCGGTGATGGATCAGGTGGGTCAGGTGGATTCGGTGGCGGATTCGGAGGTGGACCAGGAGGTGGATTCGGTGGTGGATCAGGTGGATCAGGTGGATCAGGTGGATTCGGTGGCGGATTCGGTGGTGGACCAGGAGGTGGATTCGGTGGTGGATCAGGTGGATCAGGTGGATTCGGTGGCGGATTCGGTGGTGGACCAGGAGGTGGATTCGGTGGTGGATCAGGTGGATCAGGTGGTGGATctggtggtggagcaggtggaTCTGGTGGCGGGGTCAGTGGTGGAGgggccggcggcggcggcgtcaacCTACAGGACAAGGCCGTGTTCATCATTCACCCTGACTTCTTCAAGACCGGCGCGGGCGCCGGCCTGACGGGCCTGCCGGAAGTGACGGAGCCCATTATTATCGTGAGTGACAATAAATTTGCCCAGGGTGGGGGTGGGGCTGGCGTAGGTTTCAGTAATGCTCTGGGCGGAGGAGGGTTTGCGGGAGCCTTTAGCAGCGTGAACAGGCTGggagaggctgctgctgctgacacCACAGCGGCTCACTCAAGCGGTGCTGCATCAACTGCTACCGCCGAAGAAGTAAGTACATCCTCTGGTAAAAGTGGATCGACCTCGACCAGTGCCATTGAAAGCGCTTCATCCTTAGGCAGTGCCTCAATAAGCGCTTCTTCTCCAAGCAGTGAAGGCTTCGTTGCATCCACCTTCAGCTCCAACGGATTGACTGTTGGAAGTGCGACAGGTGATTCTACCTCTGCCTCGAGTGGATCATTTGGAAGAAGTACCATCGAAAATGTCTCATCCTCAGCTAGTGCCGCTGAAGGAGCATCTTCAAGTGGTGCTACAAAGAGTGCTTCATTCTCCAGTGCAAGTGAATCATCGGGCAGCGCCACTGATGGTGCTTCTTTTTTAACTAGTGCTTCCGAAGGTGGTTCATCCTCCCACGGATCAGTTTCCTCAGGGAGTGGAACTGAAGGCGCCTTTTTATTTGATGCAAGTGGATCTTCCCTAGGCAGTGCGGCTGAAGTTGATACTTCTTTAGGCAGTGCCGCTGAAGTAGCCTCCTCAAGCAGTGCCACTGAAGTGGCCTCCTCAGGCAGTGCCGCTGAAGTGACCTTCTCAGGTAGTGCCGCTGAAGTGGCCTCCTCAAGCGGTGCCGCTGAAGTGACCTCCTCAAATAGTGCCGCTGAAGTGACCTCAAGCAATGCCGCTGCAGCGGCTTCCTCAGGCAGTGCCGCTGAAGGTGTTTCTTCTTCGAGCAGTGGAGGGTTCGATGCATCTACATTCAACTCTAGAAAACTATCTGTAGAAAGCAGCACAAAagattcttcatcttcttccagcAGAAAAGGTGGAGTTCTAACAATTACTTCCTCTAGCTTGGATGGATCATCTGGTATCAACAAAGCGGTAACTGATGAGTCGTCTGGCAGGGGACAATCAGTTCTCGATAGTGGAGCATCAGGAGGaacaaaaaatattgaaaaggcAGCCAATGCAAAACCAGCTTCTTCGGGTCAAATTGGGCTGAATGGATTTAGCACGTCCTTCAGTGAAGGCGGATCACAACAGTTTATAATATCCTCTAGTGGAGACGCATCCAGGTTTGACTCCCACAGATTTTCCAGCAGTGGATCCGGTGGCTCTTCAAGCAGTGGGGCGTCAAGCAGTGCCATTTTGCACAGCCAAAGCGGTGGTGACTTAAAACTGCAGGCACCGGACCAGTTACTGAAGATTCTCAATCCAGGCCAAACAGCTCGCGGGCTTCAGGGTATCCGCGGCAGTTCGGGCCAGGGCGGGGCTGTCTTCTTTACGCAGGAAACTGACCTGGCCTCTTCCCAGGGCGGCAAAACCTCCATCACACAACTGCCAGTCACTCGCGTCACCACCGTGACACACCTCCCTGACGATTCTAAGCAAGGCTCTTCCATCTTGAAAATAGCTGGCAGTTCCACGGGCTTCAAGAATAACCAGAACGTGTTCACAAGCCCACCGTCAGGTGCTGCACGATTCTTTGCATCAGCATCAAACACAAAAACTTTTCAGGCGAGTGGCAAGAAGTCAGCAGGAAACAAAATTGTTAGCATATCCGGCTCAGGAACACTCACGACTCTTCCTACTGGTGACACTGTCCTCGCCTTGGGCAGCAAACAACCCATTGCAATTTCCACTTCCCAGGGCGTCATCAGGAACAGCCGGAGGACCGCGCCCTTTTCCACCACCAACTCGAGGCAGCAACGACCGAGGCGAATCCGAGGGCGGCTTCTGAGGTCACTCTAATTGGCCAAAGAGGTGAAGACACACCTGCATTGAGGTTCACCGTCTCAGCGCCCACTGTTCCTTCAATATGTTAACGTTAGCTTGTACGATAGGCAGAATCGATGTTAATGGCCGCAGTGATCAGATTTTGCTGCTGAAAAGGGTTCATAGAAACTCTGCTTTTATGTtttacacaaacacactctcAGTCATTAACTACATTAATGAAACGAAGAGTTTGTCATTTACCTATTACACAAACACTTCACATATCACTGCACTGTTACTGTCCATACATCATGCCTCTTCCCTTTAATGGCTTGTTTTCATTCGCGAACGAAACGCTGTTACTGTTAGCCAATGCTTAGGTTAGGAACCATGCACACTTGTAGTCATGAGGTGCTgagctctgtgtgtgtatgtgtgtgtgtgtgtgtgtgtgtgtgctaagttATGTGTGTGGATCACTTGATATTGTTGTAACGGTAAGTTATCACGGAGAAGCGTGCTAGGTTTTGTGTGTGGATCACGTCAAGCTGTTTAAACAGAAATGTATCACGAGGTCCATTAGTCGTTaagttatgtttgtgtgtttataacgttgaaattaataaaaaaaatattttttataagCTGAAAAAATGTTTTATTCTAACATCTGGTTACAGGGTTCAATAAACAAACAGGTGCTCTGAGTTCTTGAAATCTATAAAAACAAAGATAAGATTAATCCACAAAGAGGTAATTAACAAAAAGACAAGAATACAAACACTGATGTTCCTGGGGTAACACTTTTAAACTCTCAAAAAGGAAGAGGCTGAGGGAGGATGGAGTGTGCTCCTTACCGGAACAAGCTGGCATGGAGAGCACGGGCGTGGGGGAACCTTCTCTACACGTCACCAACACTCCTGCAACAGATATATAAATTgctataaatggaaggaaaaacgcTTCAATGTTTAAATATGCGTTacatagaaagggaaagggtacGAGGACACTTGATCGAGAtttatgaatggatgaagggctttcatAAGGGTGATGTATAAGGATTTTAGTAGTAGAAGAGCAGAGTACAACACGTAGgctagtaatggatttaaattggataaactcagattcaacaaagacatagcaagaaccagggttgttgattttttttaatttcaagcaagatggcggcactataaaacagttgcctgcgcttccaattggctgggaccaaccaaaagagtaaagatggggccatacgctacagctgagcgtggccgcagtgctcatctccttGGCACGGGCCCCTGACCATTGATGGGAAGAAACCATCACCCCAggacagggtcagcgtgacatccgggttacgacGGTTTATCTTCCCAAAGTTTACCATtgtaagggccgccggcaaccctcacataactttgtgtgtgtgtgtgtgtgtgtgtgtggctctcgcaatctctaagcctttacaaCCATATAtacctatttatcgaccagcccgaaagggaggatgagcagctgggtgagtgggacgctgactgcccaggtcgggattcaaacccagggcGCGGGTTTGTAGCAAGGCATactaaccactagaccatggaggtataaaaaaaacaataaaaaaaatctaatgtcaacaagatgagaaaacagttGCAATAAGCAAATGAACTtaagttgctaacccatggttgccctgcacacattctaaatATTTTGGCTCATGGTTTGGAAATTGGCAACATaaaagaacatgtggttcatgttgtaaTATACTTCTGAagccatcactctgcctcagcaagatgcCGTCAGAAAGGCGGTCAGTGTCTTGTTCTGCTCCAGGACACTGGATGGACCAGGTGTGGCTGACGGAAGATATGTATAATGAACTAACAGCTCAGGTAAAAATtttgtgaagttgacagggaaaataTGGATATCGAGGTTagagagtgttttctttgtttatttctccattctATGTTGTTGCTCAGCAAtgagatcaagatttaaatcaatgacaaaaaaaaatcaaataatataaatcttgatttaaatcaatgatttaaaaaaataatttgatttaagttttgatttaaatcaacttgatttaaatcaaacaaccctggcAAGAACTGCTTTACTAATATTGTGGTGGATGAGTGCAGCAATcactcatgtggtgagtgccaatatgataTATAGCTCCAAGGAAAGcttacataaattcatggatactGAGGATAAATGGGGTTAGGATGACAAAAACCTGCCTTGTATGGGCATTCCGGACTCTTGcagattatatgtgtgtgtgtgtgtgtgtgtgtgtgtgtgtgtgtgtgtgtgtgtgtgtgtgtgtgtgtgtgtgtgtgtgtgtgtgtatctatgtgataaagaaagagaaagagaaagataaggagaattcaaatattcgtgtatttaatcATTcacctatttatttactttacatccggttaaaaatatacatattttaGTACGTTCCCGAACATTGGTGTGTCGCAGCTGCATTACCTGATATGCTTTTTAAGAAACGATGGCTCGGCAGATCTCTAAAGCTGCTGAGATAATCCACATAATTAACTCATCCCACCACACACCTGCACCTTCCCAAGCCCTGCCTCCAGCGTCACCTGCTCTGCGCCACGCCTCCTGCTGTGCTCCACCGTCCCCTTCCTCAGGTGCCCGTTTCCAACCTTGCTGCATCAACCTTCACACCAGGAGCCTTCCTCGTACCTTTAGCTGTCCCTTGACTTCCATAATCTCTCTCTGCATTTCAATAGTTGATATAATTTTCCCGTAAGGCTCTCATTTCTTATCTCTGCGTCTATCATTTTTTTCGCTGCGAATATTGACTATCAAATGTTCAGGATTCCAAAATGGTTGTCTGTTAACTTGTAAAAAACAAAATTGCTTATTCCCAGTTGCCTATTCGGTGAAGTTCCCTCGAAGC containing:
- the LOC127001562 gene encoding uncharacterized PE-PGRS family protein PE_PGRS54-like isoform X13, producing the protein MWKVVVVAAALSVAAVAGEGGQEAQLSGPGLSLGELLRGSRESSGEYRVRHFGRGGGDDDDSEEFPPLMPYEFAYEVKDDATTNYQNRVEFVEDGVLRGSYSLLSPDGVVRTSVYSDTGNGFEVTLHEVPTDIVVIGSGLPGDPALKAGGTYRYYDSRDSGSRESFRPSFSRSGGFEAFSKASEGFDGSSRGSAIFSSSSNRDFSSKNKQSSREESSRREESERREESSRRDESRREESSRRDESRREESEGSRFEFLTNDKSALEAFDRESASQGFSGGSRDSEASSRRKESRREESEGYKYELLTNDKSALEAFDRESASQGFSGGSRDSEASSRHEESGGFGEFSHAFASSFSQQGGSGGGSGGGSGGGSGGGSGGGLGGGFGGGSGGGSEGGSGGSRGGFGGGSEGGSLGGSGGSSGGSGGGSGGGFVGTGSGSGHGGSGGGSGGGYEGGLGGGSGGGFGGGSEGGSFGGEFGGSGGGSGGGSDGGSGGGSSGGSGGGSGGGFVGTGGGSGHGGSSGGSDGGSGGGFGGGSGGSGGGSHGGSSGSGGGSGGGSGGSGRGSHGGSGGSGGGSGGGSHGGLGGSGGGFGGEFGGSGGGSGGGSGGSGGGSGGGSGGSGGGSHGGSGGSGGGSHGGSGGSGGGFGGGSGGSGGGSHGGSGGSDGGFGGGSGGSGGGFGVGSGGSGGGSHGGSGGSDGGFGGEFGGSGGGFGGEFSGSGGGSHGGSGGSDGGFGGGSGGSGGGFGVGSGGSGGGSHGGSGGSDGGFGGGSGGSGGGSHGGSGGSDGGFGGGSGGSGGGSHGGSGGSDGGFGGGSGGSGGGSHGGSGGSDGGFGGGSGGSGGGSHGGSGGSDGGFGGGSGGSGGGSHGGSGGSDGGFGGGSGGSGGGSHGGSSGSGGEFGGGFGGSGGGSHGGSGGSDGGFGGGSGGSGGGSHGGSSGSDGGFGGGSGGSGGGSHGGSGGSGDGFGGGSGGGSDGGSGGSGGEFGGGSGGSFGGSHGGSGGSGGGSGGGSGGSGGGSDGGSGSGSGGSGGGFGGGSGGSHGGSGASGGGSGGGSSGSGGGSHGGSGGGFGGGSGGSGGGSHGGSGGSGGRSGGGSSGGSDGGSGGGFGGGLDIGLGFGTDGPGGSGSGIELGLGLGGGPGIELGFGTDGPGGFGGEPGGSGGGFGGGPGGSGGGSHGGSGGSGGGSGGGSGGSGGGFDGGSGGGSGVSGGGFGGGLDIGLGFGAGDGPGGSGGGLGGSVGGFGGRPGGSDGGFGDGSGGSGGFGGGFGGGPGGGFGGGSGGSGGSGGFGGGFGGGPGGGFGGGSGGSGGFGGGFGGGPGGGFGGGSGGSGGGSGGGAGGSGGGVSGGGAGGGGVNLQDKAVFIIHPDFFKTGAGAGLTGLPEVTEPIIIVSDNKFAQGGGGAGVGFSNALGGGGFAGAFSSVNRLGEAAAADTTAAHSSGAASTATAEEVSTSSGKSGSTSTSAIESASSLGSASISASSPSSEGFVASTFSSNGLTVGSATGDSTSASSGSFGRSTIENVSSSASAAEGASSSGATKSASFSSASESSGSATDGASFLTSASEGGSSSHGSVSSGSGTEGAFLFDASGSSLGSAAEVDTSLGSAAEVASSSSATEVASSGSAAEVTFSGSAAEVASSSGAAEVTSSNSAAEVTSSNAAAAASSGSAAEGVSSSSSGGFDASTFNSRKLSVESSTKDSSSSSSRKGGVLTITSSSLDGSSGINKAVTDESSGRGQSVLDSGASGGTKNIEKAANAKPASSGQIGLNGFSTSFSEGGSQQFIISSSGDASRFDSHRFSSSGSGGSSSSGASSSAILHSQSGGDLKLQAPDQLLKILNPGQTARGLQGIRGSSGQGGAVFFTQETDLASSQGGKTSITQLPVTRVTTVTHLPDDSKQGSSILKIAGSSTGFKNNQNVFTSPPSGAARFFASASNTKTFQASGKKSAGNKIVSISGSGTLTTLPTGDTVLALGSKQPIAISTSQGVIRNSRRTAPFSTTNSRQQRPRRIRGRLLRSL